The genomic DNA TTTAAAATTTTCATATTTGAATGTGCAACTCTTGAATATTTTAAATCTCCTAAAATTGCTATTTTTAAATTTTTAAATGTTTTAAAGTTTTCATATATTGTCATCAAATCCAATAATGATTGAGTTGGATGTTCTCCATCTCCATCTCCACCGTTTATGATTGAACATTTAATATTTTTTGAATTAATTAATTCTTTGTAATATTCTTTTTGTTGATGTCTAATCACCAAACAATCAACTTCTAAACAACTCATTGTCAAAACTGTATCATATAAAGTTTCTCCTTTATTAACAGAACTAGTTTGAGGATTAAAATTTATTACCTCCATATTTAATTTTTTTTCTGCTATTTCAAAACTCTTATGAGTTCTAGTACTTGATTCAAAAAATAAATTTGCAACAATAGTTTTTTGATTAATTTTTTTTATATTTTTATTTTTTTTAAGATCTAAAGCTTTGTTAATTAAAGCACTAATTTGATCTAAACTTAAATCTTCAATTTGTAACAGATGTTTCACTATTTTCAACTCCTTAATATGAAAACTTTTTTATTATTTATTATTTCAATTTCTTGTTTTTCTAACACTTTCCACTAATTGTTCAACAGATTCAAAGTTGTATCTTTTTAAATCTTTTTCAAAGTTAATTGCCATTTTGTATGCTGCTAAAGGATCATACATAATCGCACTACCAATTCCAACAGCACAAGCTCCTGCTAATAACATTTCAATAGCATCATCATTGTTAAATATTCCTCCAACCCCAATAATTGGAATATCTACTTCATGAGATATTTCATTTACTATTTTTAAAGCAATATGTTTTAAAGGTTTTCCACTCATTCCTCCATATTGTCTTGTTAGAACAGATTGTCCTGTATGTAAATCTAATCTCATTCCGGCTGGAGAGTTTAATAATACAATTGCATCAACCCCAACTTCTTTACAAATTCTTGCTGTTTTTAAAATGTCTGCATTATTGTTTGAAATTTTTACTAATATAGGTTTTTTAGAAACTTCTTTAATTTTTGTTAATAAGATTTTTATTCCTTCTGCATCAGATTCAAACATAATGCTTTTATTGTGAACATTTGGACAAGAAATATTTAATTCAATAGCTGTTATAAATTCAATTGGATTTAACATTTCTACCATTTCAATGTATTCTTCCATTGATTCTCCTGCAATACTTACAAATGTAGGAACATTCATTTCTTCTACAAATGGTAATTTCATTTCAATAAATCTTTTAATTCCAGCATTTCTTAAACCAACTGAATTAATGTATCCATCTTTAATTTCAGCAACTCTAGGACTTGGATTTCCTTTTCTCGGTTTATAAGTAACTGTTTTTGTTGTAATTGCTCCAAGAATATCTAAATCATGAATTGTATCTAAGTATTCTCCATTTACAAATGGACCTGATGCAATTGTAATTGGATTTTTTAAAATTATGTTGTTTATTTTAGTAGTTAATTTTGAGCTCATTTATTTTTCCTTCTTTCTAGTAATTTACATATAAAAAAAACCGATATATTAGCAATATTTAAAGTTGAAATACAAAACATAAAATAATGTTTTATATAAGCTTTTATTTACTAATATATCGGTTTGATTATTATCTTTTAAAAAGTGTTGTGTTTGCTGTAATGTAGATAGATATAATGGGATATCTTTGTAACAAGAACAATCAATTATAAAATTTTTTATACCTATATCAAATATAGATTTATTAAATTGCAAAATATGAAAAAATGATGTACCAATACACTGAATGTTTGATATGTTCATTTTTTTATATCTTCCCATAATAGTACCTCTAAGTGAAAATAACCTAAATATCTATTTAATAGATTATTATTTTCAAAAGTTATAATAACTTATTAAATAATAAATGTCAAACTTTATTAATATAGATTTTATTCTTTTGTGTCAATAACATATGATATTTTCCCTATATATAACAAATAAAAGTTTCCCAAATATATAATTTATAAGGGTGATTTAAATATGAGGAGATATTTAAAAATGAATAAAAAAATAAAATGGAAATAATTAAAGCTGTAATTGATGAAAAACTATCTAAAAAAGCTGCAGCAATAAAAATCTGTCAAACAATAAGAAATGTTAACTTATTAATTAATAAATATAAAAAGTATGGTTACACAGCATTTATTCACAAAAATACTGGAAGAATATCAAATAAAAAAATGAAACATCAAATAAGTGATCAAATTATTGACTTGTACATTAATAAATATGAAGAATATAATTATAAACACTTTCTAGAAAAACTTTGATCAAATCATCAAATAAGTGTTTCATATACTTACTTAATCAACTTATTAAAAAAGAATAATTTATATTCACCAAGAATTCATAAAGTAACTAAAAAAATGATTAAACAAAAAATTACTAACTTATTAAAAAATGAAAATATTAAAAAACTTGAGAAACGAGAGTATTTAAATACTTTGCTTTCAATAGAAAATATTCATCCTATGCAGAATCGAAAAACAGAGTTTGGTGAGCGCTTGCAAACTGATGCATCAGTCCACTACTGAGTTGATAATGAGAAATGGTATTTACATGGTTTTATAGATGATGCTACAGGTAAAGTTTTAGCTTTATATTTTGATAAAGAAGAAACTCTTATGGGATACTACAATATAACAAAAAATTTTTATTGGAGTAAGGGGTTCCAAGAGAGATACTTACTAACAAAAGAACTGTATTTTGAAGTCAAAAAGAAAAAGAGTCAGATCTTCACTCTGACTCTTTAACACAATACGGATTCTTATATCATAACTTAGGAATAAAGCTAACAACTTCAAGTGTTCCTCAAACAAAAGGCCGTATTGAAAGGTTGTGAAATACACTTCAAGATCGCCTACCAAAGGAACTCAAAGAAAATAATATATCAAATATAAATGAAGCAAATTCATTTTTAAATGAATATATTAAAAGATATAATTCACAGTTTTCCCTTCAATTAAATAATATCATTAACTCTTTTGCTATTTTTAAAGAACATAAAAACATTGACTTTTATTTATCAAGAAGATTTGAAAGAACTATTAATAAAGGTTCTACAATAAAATACCAAAATAAATTTTATTTACCACATTCGAATGGCGAGCCAGTCTTTTATAAAAATAAAACAAAAATTTTTGTAGTAGAAACTTTTGATGGGCAATTATATTCAAACTCATTTAGTGAATGAATGCCTTTAATTGAAGTTCAACAAAACTCCACTTATAAAGAAGCTTATGAAGATAAAAGTGTTTCTGATATAAAAAAAACACATAAGCAAATCAAAACAAATAGTCCATGAAAATATACTAATTGAATATTTTACAAAAACTCTAAAAATAAAGTTTTGGGAAAAATTGATTAGTTATTGACATTACAATTTACAAATTGCCGAATTAATAATATGAACTTAGTTATAATTTATGAACATATAGCAAAATAAATACCTCAATATATCTTTAAAAAAAGATTTTGTTTTTTATAAAAAAAAAAAAAAATATTAAATACTTATATTAGTATTTAATATTGTTATAAATTGGAAAATTATCACATAAAGTTTTAACTTCTTTTTTTAATGATTCTAGATCTTTATTATTTAATGCATCAACTATTATACGACCAACTTGTTCAAATTCTTTTTCTTTGAACCCTCTTGTGGTCATAGCAGCAGTTCCTAATCTTAAACCAGAAGTATTAACTGATGATTCAGTATCAAAAGGGAGTAATTCTTTATTACATACAATTCCAATTGACTCTAAAATTGCTTCTGCTTTTTTTCCTGTTATATTAAAAGCAGTTTTTACTTCAATATTTAATAAGTGATTGTCTGTTCCATTTGTTAAGACAAAAATATTATTATCCATTAAAACTTTACATAATGCTTTAGAATTTTTAACTACTTGATTTGCATATTCTAAAAAACTTGGATCACTTGCTTCAATTAAAGCTTGAGTTTTTCCTGCAATTAAATGTTCTAAAGGTCCACCTTGAACTCCTGGAAATACTGCACTATCAACTTTTTTTGCAAATTTTTGCTTACAAAAAATCATTCCTCCTCTTGCTCCCCTTAAAGTTTTATGAGTTGTTGTTGTAACAACATCAGCAATTGGACAAGGATTTGAATGTGCTCTTCCAGCAACCAATCCTGCAATATGAGCCATATCTACCATTAAATATGCCCCAACTTCATCTGCTATTTCTCTAAATTTATTAAAATCTATTTCTCTTGAATAAGCACTTGCTCCAGCTAAAATCATATTTGGTTTAAATTCTAACGCTTTATTTCTAACTTCTTCAAAATCAATATAATAAGTATCTTTATTTACTCCATAAAAAGCAAATTCATATACTTCTCCTGAAAAGTTTAAGTCAAACCCATGAGACAAGTGTCCTCCAGCTCTTAAATCCATTGCTAAAACTTTATCACCTGGTTTTAAAAATGCTTTATAAGCAGCTGCATTTGCTTGACTTCCTGAATGTGGTTGAATATTAACATGTTCTGCATCGAATAATTTTTTTGCAACATCAATTCCTAATTGTTCAACTTTATCAACATTTAAACAACCACCATAATATCTTCTTCCAGGATATCCTTCTGCATATTTATTTGTAAAAATTGATCCATTTGCAATTAATACAGCTTCTGAAACATAGTTTTCACTAGCTATTAATTCTATATGATCTTGTTGTCTTTTCATTTCTGCATTTAATGATTCTCTTATAATTTCATTTAATTTCATATTTTCTCCTATTAATATAAAAATCATAACATTTTATAAAAAAAATAAAATGTTATTTCAAATTAACATTTTATTTATTGTTATTTATATATAATAGGTTTAATATCTGATACTTCAAGATCTTGCTCATTAGAAAATTCAATTCTATTAAAGTTTTTAACAAAAAATCTTGATGTAAATACTGTTTTATAATCATCTGCAAATAATTCAATAGATGAAGAATCAATAAACATTTCTATAACTTGAGATTTATTTTTAACTTTTCTTTTAGCATATCTAGTTGTTTCAAAATCTCAACTTACTTGTGAAGTTTGTTTAGATCTATCCATAATAATCTCATCATCATTAAATATAACTACTAAATACTCATTTTCATCATTTATAATTTTAAATTCTGTATTGCCTTCTAAATTAAATTTAATGTGTTTTGCTTTGTTTATATTTACTATATTTGTTTTTATATTTTTTTTATTAAACAAAGTATTTTTGCTAAATTCTTCATATGGTTTTTGAACTAATAAATCATTTTCAATAGTCATTTCTCTAGGAATAGTCAACATTGAGTGTCATGAGTACTCGTCTGTTGGATATTGAACATCACAAATACCAAATCATCCATAAACTACAAGTTTGTTATTTGCTCAATAAGTTTGAGGAGCGTATCAATCATAACCATAATCCATTGTAATTAATGGGAACTTTTCATTTAGTTCTTTTGCTTCTACATCAAATTTATCTAAAATAGTATAAACAACATTTCTAGAACCATTTAATTCATACTTATTGTTTTTATCAAAATATCCTTCAGCTGAAATGAAAAATAAATACTTATCATTTATAACATCAAGATTAGGACATTCTCACATATATCCATATGTGTTATCTTTTAGACTTGGTTTTAAAATAGTTTTATACTCAAATTTGTCATAATCTTTCATTTCATAAATAGCCAAACCACCTTGGTCATCATCTTTTGTTCTAACTCCAAAAATCATATATTTTTTACCATTATGATCAAAAATTTTAGGATCTCTAGCATGAGGTGTAAATTTTTCACTATCTCAAGGAACAGCTATTCTCTTGTTAATAATTTTTCCATCTTCAAAGTCAGCTACTAACTGAACTTCTTCTGTCATATTTCCTTTTCCATCTTCCATATTACCTGTGTAATAAATTTTTACAGTATCTCCAAAATCATAAGCACTTCCTGAAAAAGCACCAAATAATTCTTTTTCATGATCTGGTGTAACTGATACACCTTTATCTTCATAATCTACAAAATTTTTTGTTGTTACATATCTTCAATGTTTAAA from Spiroplasma tabanidicola includes the following:
- a CDS encoding aspartate carbamoyltransferase catalytic subunit, which produces MKIVKHLLQIEDLSLDQISALINKALDLKKNKNIKKINQKTIVANLFFESSTRTHKSFEIAEKKLNMEVINFNPQTSSVNKGETLYDTVLTMSCLEVDCLVIRHQQKEYYKELINSKNIKCSIINGGDGDGEHPTQSLLDLMTIYENFKTFKNLKIAILGDLKYSRVAHSNMKILKKLGAKIYFFGPKKWFENSYKDFGEYKNIDEFINDIDVMMLLRIQKERQTKEDQIEIDYLNEYGLNKKRYDQLKDNAIIMHPCPVNRDVEIDSDLVESKKSKILEQMNNGLYMRMAILQEVLKDKF
- a CDS encoding dihydroorotate dehydrogenase, whose product is MSSKLTTKINNIILKNPITIASGPFVNGEYLDTIHDLDILGAITTKTVTYKPRKGNPSPRVAEIKDGYINSVGLRNAGIKRFIEMKLPFVEEMNVPTFVSIAGESMEEYIEMVEMLNPIEFITAIELNISCPNVHNKSIMFESDAEGIKILLTKIKEVSKKPILVKISNNNADILKTARICKEVGVDAIVLLNSPAGMRLDLHTGQSVLTRQYGGMSGKPLKHIALKIVNEISHEVDIPIIGVGGIFNNDDAIEMLLAGACAVGIGSAIMYDPLAAYKMAINFEKDLKRYNFESVEQLVESVRKTRNWNNK
- the glyA gene encoding serine hydroxymethyltransferase; translation: MKLNEIIRESLNAEMKRQQDHIELIASENYVSEAVLIANGSIFTNKYAEGYPGRRYYGGCLNVDKVEQLGIDVAKKLFDAEHVNIQPHSGSQANAAAYKAFLKPGDKVLAMDLRAGGHLSHGFDLNFSGEVYEFAFYGVNKDTYYIDFEEVRNKALEFKPNMILAGASAYSREIDFNKFREIADEVGAYLMVDMAHIAGLVAGRAHSNPCPIADVVTTTTHKTLRGARGGMIFCKQKFAKKVDSAVFPGVQGGPLEHLIAGKTQALIEASDPSFLEYANQVVKNSKALCKVLMDNNIFVLTNGTDNHLLNIEVKTAFNITGKKAEAILESIGIVCNKELLPFDTESSVNTSGLRLGTAAMTTRGFKEKEFEQVGRIIVDALNNKDLESLKKEVKTLCDNFPIYNNIKY
- a CDS encoding glycoside hydrolase family 32 protein, encoding MKRIKEIQWKKWFDIDKKYYDQANELVKKDIYYRPTYHIASPNGLVNDPNGLLFKDGVHHIHYQWSPVEPYHGFKHWRYVTTKNFVDYEDKGVSVTPDHEKELFGAFSGSAYDFGDTVKIYYTGNMEDGKGNMTEEVQLVADFEDGKIINKRIAVPWDSEKFTPHARDPKIFDHNGKKYMIFGVRTKDDDQGGLAIYEMKDYDKFEYKTILKPSLKDNTYGYMWECPNLDVINDKYLFFISAEGYFDKNNKYELNGSRNVVYTILDKFDVEAKELNEKFPLITMDYGYDWYAPQTYWANNKLVVYGWFGICDVQYPTDEYSWHSMLTIPREMTIENDLLVQKPYEEFSKNTLFNKKNIKTNIVNINKAKHIKFNLEGNTEFKIINDENEYLVVIFNDDEIIMDRSKQTSQVSWDFETTRYAKRKVKNKSQVIEMFIDSSSIELFADDYKTVFTSRFFVKNFNRIEFSNEQDLEVSDIKPIIYK